A single genomic interval of Methylophilales bacterium MBRSF5 harbors:
- a CDS encoding N-acetylglucosaminyl transferase: protein MVEFELWWLLLIPFFFGLGWIAARIDIKHIISETTDLPASYFKGLNFILFQDYEKASESFSDALRIKPDSLELHFIQGNIFRKLGKIDQAINLHNKLLDQKELTPQQIESLKAELMQDYFTAGFYDRCKSLSKELSNEQYQEFKLKILLDISIKQRHWDSAIKYCKEVEQNFGISYRLQISHFLCELALEKIIQEKKDQAIKHLEQALDIYKNSTRANIILGELEFEKQNYKSAIEIWKRIELQKPTDFILIATKFLECYEKLNKQNECLSFLSHLRESYGINQIDSVIFNFILQKEGPKYAEEFAKNNLIKKPSIEVLDQLFSAKSLSDGSDSDTKMMQQVIKNSIGTKLFHLCNHCGFKAKQHHWQCPACNSWETVSNELKDISK from the coding sequence ATGGTTGAATTTGAGCTTTGGTGGCTTTTGCTTATCCCATTTTTTTTTGGGTTGGGATGGATTGCCGCTCGTATAGATATTAAACATATAATATCTGAAACAACTGACCTGCCTGCCTCATACTTTAAAGGCCTTAATTTCATTCTCTTTCAAGATTATGAAAAAGCATCTGAATCTTTTTCTGATGCACTAAGAATTAAACCAGACTCCCTTGAGCTGCATTTCATTCAAGGTAATATATTTAGAAAACTTGGAAAAATTGATCAAGCTATCAATCTTCACAATAAATTACTTGACCAAAAAGAATTAACGCCTCAGCAAATTGAATCTTTAAAAGCAGAACTGATGCAGGATTATTTTACAGCAGGCTTTTATGATCGATGCAAATCCCTATCTAAGGAGCTTTCAAACGAACAATATCAAGAATTTAAGTTAAAGATTTTGTTAGATATATCAATCAAACAAAGACATTGGGACTCTGCAATAAAATATTGCAAAGAAGTTGAACAGAATTTTGGCATTTCCTACAGATTACAAATTAGCCATTTTTTATGTGAACTGGCATTAGAGAAAATAATTCAAGAAAAAAAAGATCAAGCAATAAAACATCTCGAACAGGCATTAGATATTTACAAAAATTCAACCCGAGCAAATATTATTCTTGGAGAGTTGGAATTTGAAAAACAGAACTATAAATCCGCAATAGAAATTTGGAAAAGAATTGAATTACAGAAACCAACTGACTTCATCTTAATTGCTACGAAATTTTTAGAATGCTATGAAAAATTAAACAAACAAAATGAGTGCCTGTCATTTCTTTCGCACTTAAGAGAAAGTTACGGAATAAACCAAATAGATTCAGTTATCTTCAATTTTATTCTCCAAAAAGAAGGGCCTAAATACGCTGAAGAGTTTGCTAAAAATAATTTAATTAAAAAACCATCTATTGAAGTTCTCGATCAATTATTTAGTGCAAAGTCTTTAAGTGATGGCAGTGATAGTGATACCAAGATGATGCAACAGGTGATTAAAAATAGCATAGGCACTAAATTATTTCACTTATGTAACCATTGTGGCTTTAAAGCTAAACAACATCATTGGCAATGTCCAGCATGTAATTCCTGGGAGACGGTTTCAAACGAACTAAAAGATATAAGCAAATAA
- a CDS encoding integration host factor subunit beta, protein MTRSELIEKLSSQFQHLLQKDAELVVKNILDSMSDTLNNGKRIEIRGFGSFSLNKRPARIGRNPKTGEKVHISEKLVPHFKAGKELRSRVDK, encoded by the coding sequence ATGACACGATCAGAACTTATTGAAAAGCTGTCTTCACAATTTCAGCATCTTCTTCAAAAAGATGCTGAATTGGTTGTGAAAAATATATTAGATTCAATGTCAGATACTCTAAACAATGGAAAACGAATTGAAATTAGAGGTTTTGGAAGCTTTTCATTAAACAAAAGACCTGCAAGAATTGGTAGAAATCCCAAAACTGGTGAGAAAGTTCACATCAGTGAAAAACTTGTCCCCCATTTTAAAGCTGGAAAAGAGCTGAGATCTCGTGTTGATAAGTAA
- a CDS encoding 6-phosphogluconate dehydrogenase, with the protein MKIAMLGLGKMGGNMATRLIRNGINVVGFDMSSEMIAKLEREESLIPASSVEDAVNQLEGQKIIWMMLPAGEVTEKQIDDLIPMLNPGDIIVDGGNSNYKHSVKIGAMLKEHNIGFMDCGTSGGVWGLDNGYCLMVGADNDVAKAVEPVLRALAPNQQDGWLHVGPIGSGHYTKMIHNGIEYGMMESFAEGLELLKGKTEFDIDLAKVTELWRHGSVVRSWLLDLTAESLKGDQNLDNIEPYVADSGEGRWTVVESVDLGIPAPVLTLALQVRFRSQEKQKGYGYKLLSIMRNAFGGHLLRKKG; encoded by the coding sequence ATGAAAATTGCAATGCTTGGACTTGGAAAAATGGGCGGAAATATGGCTACACGTCTAATTCGTAATGGAATTAATGTGGTCGGATTTGACATGTCATCAGAGATGATTGCAAAGCTAGAACGAGAGGAGAGTTTAATTCCAGCCAGCTCAGTTGAAGATGCAGTTAATCAACTTGAAGGACAAAAAATCATCTGGATGATGCTCCCAGCTGGAGAAGTCACGGAAAAACAAATTGATGACCTTATCCCTATGTTAAACCCTGGTGACATCATTGTGGATGGTGGTAATTCAAATTACAAACACAGCGTCAAAATTGGAGCGATGTTAAAAGAGCATAATATTGGCTTTATGGACTGCGGCACTTCAGGTGGTGTTTGGGGCCTAGATAACGGATATTGCTTAATGGTAGGTGCTGATAATGATGTTGCAAAAGCAGTTGAACCTGTTCTTAGAGCTTTAGCACCTAATCAGCAAGATGGCTGGCTGCATGTGGGGCCAATTGGTTCTGGTCACTATACAAAGATGATTCACAACGGAATAGAATATGGAATGATGGAATCTTTCGCTGAGGGCTTAGAGCTTCTTAAAGGAAAAACAGAGTTTGATATTGATTTAGCAAAAGTAACTGAACTTTGGAGACATGGATCAGTAGTTCGAAGCTGGTTGCTTGATCTAACGGCTGAGTCTCTGAAGGGAGATCAAAACCTAGACAATATTGAACCTTATGTAGCAGACTCAGGTGAAGGACGATGGACTGTTGTTGAGTCTGTTGATTTAGGAATCCCCGCCCCAGTATTAACTCTGGCACTTCAAGTAAGGTTCAGATCTCAAGAAAAACAAAAAGGCTACGGATATAAGTTACTGTCAATCATGCGTAATGCATTTGGTGGTCACCTGTTAAGAAAAAAAGGTTAA
- a CDS encoding cytidylate kinase, producing MNLITIDGPAGSGKGTIAKQLSQELKLNYLDSGAIYRILGFHLKENNTPIENDALVKERIQKAKIQFMEDIIYLNDRDVTDAIRTESIAKMASLIAAKKTVRESILDLQRSFLQKPGLVAEGRDMGTVVFPEAKHKFFLTATVEERASRRYKQLISKGFDVIMADLVDEIQERDFRDTNRTISPLVPAANAVIIDTTELSPSQVIEFILGDI from the coding sequence ATGAACCTAATAACTATTGATGGTCCTGCAGGATCAGGTAAAGGAACTATTGCAAAGCAATTATCACAAGAATTAAAGTTAAATTATTTAGATTCTGGTGCCATTTATAGAATTCTAGGATTTCATCTGAAGGAAAATAATACTCCAATTGAAAATGATGCATTAGTAAAAGAAAGAATCCAAAAAGCAAAAATTCAATTTATGGAAGACATAATTTATTTAAACGATCGAGATGTAACTGATGCGATTAGAACAGAGTCTATTGCTAAAATGGCTTCATTAATTGCTGCTAAAAAGACTGTTAGAGAAAGTATTCTAGATTTACAAAGATCATTCTTACAAAAACCAGGATTAGTCGCCGAGGGAAGAGATATGGGGACTGTTGTATTCCCAGAAGCGAAACATAAGTTTTTTCTTACAGCAACTGTTGAAGAAAGAGCTAGTCGTAGATATAAACAGTTGATTTCTAAAGGTTTTGATGTTATCATGGCCGACCTTGTAGATGAAATACAAGAACGAGATTTTCGTGATACCAATAGAACTATATCACCATTAGTTCCTGCAGCTAACGCAGTGATTATTGATACAACTGAATTATCTCCTAGCCAAGTCATTGAATTTATACTTGGTGACATTTGA
- the metG gene encoding methionine--tRNA ligase (methionine--tRNA ligase; MetRS; adds methionine to tRNA(Met) with cleavage of ATP to AMP and diphosphate; some MetRS enzymes form dimers depending on a C-terminal domain that is also found in other proteins such as Trbp111 in Aquifex aeolicus and the cold-shock protein CsaA from Bacillus subtilis while others do not; four subfamilies exist based on sequence motifs and zinc content), whose translation MRRILITSALPYANGSIHLGHLVEYIQTDIWSRFQKMNGHEVFYVCADDTHGTPIMIKAQNEGVTPKQLIANVHKEHAQDFADFYVNFDNFYTTDSKENQFYSEEIFKSLDRNKKISTKEIEQYFDEDKQMFLPDRFIKGECPKCNAKDQYGDSCEACGATYSPTDLINPYSALSGTTPIKKKTKHFFFNLSECEPFLKDWTASGTLQPEAENKIQEWFKSGLQDWDITRDKPYFGFLIPGETDKYFYVWLDAPIGYMASFKNLIDQKGNINFDDFWSPDSSTELYHFIGKDILYFHALFWPATLNFAGFRKPSKIFAHGFLTVNGEKMSKSRGTFITARSFLNNIHEPEFLRYYFASKLNDSMSDIDLNLDDLMSKVNSDLVGKLVNIPSRTFGFIHKLFDGKIKSIDQLPSNSKYSQLVIKSIDLKNEILDLYESRLYSQLVRKVFTLVEEVNELISDEQPWSLAKDLEQNKEQLHNILTTSAIVFRNSIIYLSPILPSLSKEVASLFNETDFSSFKQIKDNIKKINKYKHLYQRLDKDNLVKLIEDNKIMENKNNTKEGIDAGNHISIDDFIKIDLRVAEVLEANHVDGADKLLQVTLNVGELGKKNVFAGIKSKYNPESLVGKKVSYVANLAPRKMKFGVSEGMILAASDSDDGPFILLADDGAQAGMKIK comes from the coding sequence ATGCGAAGAATTTTAATTACATCCGCACTTCCTTATGCAAATGGAAGTATACATCTTGGACACTTGGTTGAATATATTCAAACAGATATTTGGTCAAGATTTCAAAAAATGAATGGTCATGAAGTATTTTATGTATGTGCTGACGATACGCATGGCACACCGATCATGATTAAGGCGCAAAATGAAGGCGTCACCCCTAAGCAATTGATTGCCAATGTTCATAAAGAACATGCTCAAGACTTTGCAGACTTTTATGTGAATTTTGATAACTTCTATACGACTGATTCAAAAGAAAATCAGTTTTATTCCGAGGAGATTTTTAAATCTTTAGATAGAAATAAGAAAATTTCTACCAAAGAAATTGAGCAATATTTCGATGAAGATAAACAGATGTTTCTTCCGGACAGGTTTATCAAAGGTGAATGCCCTAAATGTAATGCAAAAGATCAATATGGTGACTCTTGTGAAGCTTGTGGAGCTACCTATTCACCTACTGATTTAATTAACCCGTATTCAGCATTATCTGGAACTACCCCAATAAAGAAAAAAACAAAGCATTTCTTTTTTAATTTATCTGAATGTGAACCATTTTTAAAAGATTGGACAGCATCTGGAACATTACAACCTGAAGCAGAGAATAAAATCCAGGAATGGTTCAAATCTGGATTACAAGATTGGGATATTACGAGAGATAAACCATATTTTGGCTTCTTAATTCCTGGTGAAACTGATAAATATTTTTACGTTTGGCTGGATGCGCCAATTGGGTACATGGCTAGCTTTAAAAATCTAATTGATCAAAAAGGAAATATTAACTTTGATGATTTTTGGTCACCCGATAGCTCAACCGAACTTTATCATTTTATTGGAAAAGATATACTTTATTTTCATGCATTATTTTGGCCGGCAACATTAAATTTCGCAGGTTTCAGAAAGCCTTCTAAAATTTTTGCACATGGTTTTCTTACTGTGAACGGTGAAAAGATGTCTAAGTCCAGAGGGACATTCATCACCGCACGAAGTTTTTTGAATAATATTCATGAACCAGAATTCTTGAGATATTATTTTGCATCTAAATTAAACGACTCAATGTCAGATATAGATTTGAATTTAGACGACTTAATGTCTAAAGTAAATTCTGATTTGGTAGGTAAACTAGTGAATATTCCAAGCAGAACATTCGGGTTTATTCATAAGCTATTTGATGGAAAAATAAAATCAATAGATCAATTGCCCTCTAATAGTAAATATTCACAATTGGTAATTAAATCGATCGATCTTAAAAATGAAATATTGGACTTATATGAGTCACGTTTATATAGCCAATTAGTCAGAAAAGTTTTTACATTGGTTGAAGAGGTAAATGAGTTAATAAGCGATGAACAACCTTGGAGCTTGGCTAAAGACCTTGAACAGAACAAAGAGCAGCTTCATAACATTCTTACCACGTCAGCAATTGTATTCAGAAATTCAATCATTTATCTTTCTCCAATTCTTCCAAGTTTATCTAAAGAAGTAGCCAGCTTATTTAATGAGACTGATTTTAGTAGCTTCAAACAAATTAAGGATAATATAAAAAAAATCAATAAATACAAACATTTATATCAAAGACTTGATAAAGATAATCTAGTTAAATTAATAGAAGATAATAAAATTATGGAAAATAAAAATAATACAAAAGAAGGTATTGATGCAGGGAATCATATTTCTATTGATGATTTTATTAAAATAGATCTTCGTGTTGCAGAGGTGCTTGAAGCAAATCACGTAGATGGTGCCGATAAATTACTTCAGGTTACTCTCAATGTTGGTGAATTAGGTAAGAAAAATGTTTTTGCCGGAATAAAGTCAAAATATAATCCTGAGTCCTTAGTTGGAAAAAAGGTAAGTTATGTTGCTAATCTTGCGCCTAGAAAAATGAAGTTTGGTGTTTCTGAGGGGATGATACTTGCCGCTTCTGACAGTGATGATGGACCTTTTATTTTATTAGCTGATGATGGCGCCCAGGCCGGGATGAAAATTAAATAA
- a CDS encoding ATP-binding protein, translating to MENIKDSIENIFDQYNQIRPFLKKNIIVNETEDQLDIIIKMGFTFKNLEQNYKNIIAECLNNIDKKINISLVLDVASHKTQGTTQSIKNVKNIIAVASGKGGVGKSTVACNLSIALHQLGARVGILDADIYGPSQPLMFGANKKPESRDGKRMEPIISYGIQTMSIGYLIDPDTPVVWRGPMVTNTLQQLLNETNWDNLDYLIIDLPPGTGDTQLTLAQKVPVTGSVIVTTPQDVALIDAQKGIGMFDKVNIPNIGLVENMAVFECPNCGHHEHIFGEDGGKALAAKNNILLLGSIPLNAMIQKKMDSGAPPLLDNENPSINEAFLSIAEKVSIKIAQMKENFKDKFPKIVIQKD from the coding sequence ATGGAAAATATTAAAGACTCAATAGAAAATATTTTTGATCAATACAATCAAATCAGACCTTTTCTTAAAAAAAATATAATTGTTAATGAGACTGAAGATCAGTTGGACATCATCATTAAGATGGGTTTTACATTCAAAAATCTTGAGCAGAATTATAAAAACATAATTGCTGAATGCCTAAACAATATTGATAAAAAAATTAATATTTCTCTTGTGTTAGATGTAGCAAGCCATAAAACGCAAGGGACGACGCAAAGCATCAAAAATGTAAAAAATATTATTGCTGTTGCTTCTGGTAAAGGTGGTGTTGGAAAATCAACTGTCGCCTGCAATCTTTCAATCGCTTTACATCAGCTAGGTGCTCGGGTTGGTATTCTTGATGCTGATATCTATGGCCCAAGTCAGCCATTGATGTTTGGTGCAAATAAAAAACCAGAATCCCGTGATGGAAAAAGAATGGAGCCAATTATTTCTTATGGTATTCAAACCATGTCCATAGGATACCTAATTGATCCAGATACGCCTGTCGTTTGGAGAGGTCCAATGGTCACCAACACCCTACAACAACTCCTTAATGAGACAAATTGGGATAATTTAGATTATTTAATTATTGATTTACCTCCGGGCACTGGGGACACACAACTGACCTTGGCTCAAAAAGTGCCTGTAACAGGATCTGTCATTGTGACCACCCCTCAAGATGTTGCTTTAATTGATGCACAAAAAGGTATTGGTATGTTTGATAAGGTCAATATTCCAAATATTGGACTCGTAGAAAATATGGCCGTTTTTGAATGTCCAAACTGTGGCCATCATGAACATATTTTTGGTGAAGATGGAGGAAAAGCGTTAGCGGCTAAAAATAATATTTTATTGCTTGGCTCGATACCACTAAATGCAATGATTCAGAAGAAAATGGATTCAGGGGCGCCGCCATTACTAGATAATGAAAACCCATCCATAAATGAAGCTTTTTTATCAATCGCTGAAAAAGTGAGTATCAAAATTGCTCAAATGAAAGAAAATTTCAAAGATAAATTTCCTAAAATTGTAATTCAAAAAGATTAA
- a CDS encoding orotidine 5'-phosphate decarboxylase — protein MNDSKVIVALDFSSLDETEVFLKKIKGQNCKVKVGKELFTTEGPNIIKLIQQYGFETFLDLKFHDIPNTVTRAIKASCDLGVWMVNVHASGGKQMMLAAREAVESSSHKPLLIAVTILTSFDNSSYQELGFKNELQEQIAYLATMSEKSGMDGIVCSANDVPSIKPLVREKFQFITPGIRVANSDDDQKRVATPENAISNGSNYLVIGRPITLSDDPATMIDKINQSIN, from the coding sequence ATGAACGATTCCAAAGTTATAGTGGCTCTTGATTTTTCATCTCTAGATGAAACTGAAGTTTTTCTAAAAAAAATTAAAGGTCAAAATTGTAAAGTAAAGGTTGGTAAGGAGCTTTTTACTACCGAAGGTCCAAATATAATCAAATTAATACAACAATATGGCTTTGAAACTTTTTTAGATTTGAAGTTTCATGATATTCCAAATACTGTAACTCGTGCTATCAAAGCAAGTTGCGATTTAGGTGTATGGATGGTTAATGTTCATGCTTCAGGAGGAAAACAGATGATGCTTGCTGCAAGAGAAGCTGTGGAATCTTCATCGCACAAACCGCTCTTAATTGCAGTTACAATTCTTACTAGTTTTGATAATTCTTCTTACCAAGAGTTAGGTTTTAAAAATGAATTACAGGAACAAATTGCTTATTTAGCAACAATGTCTGAAAAATCAGGGATGGATGGAATTGTCTGTTCGGCAAATGATGTTCCCTCAATTAAACCGTTAGTTAGAGAAAAATTCCAGTTTATAACGCCAGGTATAAGAGTTGCCAACAGTGATGATGATCAAAAAAGAGTGGCTACTCCGGAAAATGCCATATCAAATGGATCTAATTATCTTGTTATTGGAAGACCAATCACCTTAAGTGATGATCCAGCAACTATGATCGATAAAATTAATCAAAGTATTAATTAA
- a CDS encoding 30S ribosomal protein S1, giving the protein MLEESLALKEMRQGEIITAEVVSIDSDVVIVNAGLKSESFIKADEFYNDKREVEVAVGDFVKVAIEKLEDGYGSTILSRDRAKKIQAWEDLENAMNDKTTVSGFVSSRVKGGLRVSVKGITAFLPGSLVDSRPVKDTSPYENKETELKVIKIDKKRNNIVVSRKAVLEEQMGADRESIIESLSEGATVKGIIKNITDYGAFVDLGGIDGLLHITDLAWKRIKHPSEVLNVGDEIESKVLKYDQDKNRVSLGLKQLGDDPWVGLERRYPVSTRIFGKVSNLTDYGAFVEIESGIEGLVHVSEMDWTNKNIHPTKVVNLGDEVEVMILEVDEGKRRLSLGIKQCKENPWQAFENDHKQGETIKGSIKSITDFGIFIGLDGGIDGLIHLSDISATESNEDAVKKYKKGDEVEAKILAIDVDKERISLGIKQLSADYIEDVKDDSSSSKKDAKKAKSTADKEPENAGTTNLGALLKAKMSDSSDKE; this is encoded by the coding sequence ATGCTGGAAGAAAGTCTTGCTCTCAAAGAAATGCGTCAGGGTGAGATTATTACAGCTGAGGTCGTGTCAATTGACTCAGATGTAGTCATTGTTAATGCAGGATTAAAGTCAGAGAGTTTTATTAAAGCTGATGAATTTTATAACGACAAAAGAGAAGTTGAAGTTGCAGTTGGTGACTTTGTAAAAGTGGCTATCGAAAAACTTGAAGATGGATATGGTTCAACAATTCTTTCTCGAGATAGAGCAAAAAAAATACAAGCCTGGGAAGACCTTGAGAATGCGATGAATGATAAGACTACGGTATCAGGTTTTGTTAGCTCCAGAGTAAAAGGTGGCTTAAGAGTATCAGTAAAAGGAATTACCGCATTCTTACCAGGATCATTGGTTGATTCAAGACCGGTAAAAGATACATCGCCATATGAGAATAAAGAAACTGAATTAAAAGTTATTAAGATCGATAAGAAAAGAAATAATATTGTGGTTTCTAGAAAAGCGGTCTTAGAAGAACAAATGGGAGCAGATCGTGAATCAATTATTGAATCACTCTCTGAAGGCGCTACAGTTAAAGGAATTATTAAAAATATTACCGATTATGGAGCATTTGTTGATTTAGGTGGTATTGATGGATTACTGCATATCACTGACCTTGCATGGAAAAGGATTAAACACCCATCTGAAGTCTTAAATGTGGGTGATGAAATTGAATCCAAAGTCTTAAAATATGATCAAGATAAAAACAGAGTTTCTCTTGGCTTAAAACAACTTGGTGATGACCCATGGGTTGGTTTAGAAAGAAGATACCCTGTTTCAACTAGAATATTTGGCAAAGTTTCAAATCTTACAGATTATGGTGCATTCGTTGAAATTGAAAGTGGTATCGAAGGCCTAGTTCACGTTTCTGAAATGGATTGGACAAATAAAAACATTCATCCTACAAAAGTTGTAAATCTTGGCGATGAAGTTGAAGTAATGATCCTTGAAGTTGATGAAGGTAAAAGAAGACTATCGCTTGGTATTAAACAATGTAAAGAAAATCCTTGGCAAGCTTTTGAAAATGATCATAAACAAGGTGAAACAATTAAAGGCTCAATTAAGTCAATTACAGACTTTGGTATATTTATTGGATTAGATGGAGGTATTGATGGACTTATCCATCTTTCAGATATATCTGCAACTGAATCAAATGAAGATGCTGTTAAAAAATATAAAAAAGGTGATGAAGTTGAAGCAAAGATACTTGCTATTGATGTTGACAAAGAAAGAATATCTCTTGGAATTAAGCAACTTTCAGCTGACTACATTGAAGATGTTAAAGACGATAGTTCATCAAGCAAAAAAGATGCTAAAAAAGCTAAATCAACTGCTGACAAGGAACCAGAAAATGCTGGAACGACCAACCTTGGTGCTCTTTTGAAAGCAAAAATGAGTGATTCGTCAGATAAGGAATAA